From the Harpia harpyja isolate bHarHar1 chromosome 16, bHarHar1 primary haplotype, whole genome shotgun sequence genome, one window contains:
- the FTH1 gene encoding ferritin heavy chain, which translates to MAAPPSQVRQNYHQDCEAAINRQINLELYASYVYLSMSYYFDRDDVALKNFAKYFLHQSHEEREHAEKLMKLQNQRGGRIFLQDIKKPDRDDWENGLTAMECALHLEKNVNQSLLELHKLATEKNDPHLCDFIETHYLDEQVKSIKELGDHVTNLRKMGAPKYGMAEYLFDKHTLGDSDNES; encoded by the exons atggcagcccccccttcccaggtgCGCCAGAACTACCACCAGGATTGCGAAGCCGCCATCAACCGCCAGATCAACCTGGAGCTTTACGCCTCCTACGTGTACCTCAGCATG tcCTACTACTTTGACCGTGATGATGTGGCTCTGAAAAACTTTGCCAAGTACTTCCTGCATCAGTCCCATGAGGAACGTGAGCATGCTGAGAAACTGATGAAGCTACAGAATCAGAGGGGTGGACGCATCTTCTTGCAGGACATCAAG AAGCCAGATCGTGATGACTGGGAGAATGGACTGACTGCAATGGAGTGTGCCCTGCACCTGGAGAAGAATGTGAACCAGTCACTGTTAGAACTGCACAAATTGGCAACTGAAAAGAATGACCCACAT TTGTGTGACTTCATTGAGACTCACTACCTGGATGAACAGGTGAAATCCATCAAAGAGCTGGGTGACCATGTGACCAACCTGCGGAAGATGGGGGCACCAAAATATGGCATGGCAGAGTACCTCTTTGACAAGCACACCCTAGGGGACAGTGACAATGAGAGCTGA